From the Xenopus laevis strain J_2021 chromosome 7L, Xenopus_laevis_v10.1, whole genome shotgun sequence genome, the window aatcaagcgccgcaggatagattgtcgccttttctgaagaggagcggaagtggagtttcggtaagttatttcttaataaaggttttgcgattttaacgtttaatttgtctttgttttttttctaggttttttgtttttttttaaatttatgttactgatccATGCACAATAGACTGAAGTTGCAAAATGTTACTATGCTGGCCAAGGGAATTTAGCTAACTTGGAGGTACCTTATGTATATTGGCACCTAACCATGAATTTgggtttccttgttctttaagacAGCATGTGAGAAATTTATGGTAAATTCAGCACACTGTTAAAAATTTTAATGTTGCAGCTCAGGTAATGTTTTACTTACCATGATAGGAATGAATACCAATCtgtgatataattaattaatagaattcagaaaatatattccttttttttttgtagggccttATACATTTGTACAAAGGCACTTAATGATGGGAACGGATCCCCGGACAATTCTTAAGGATTTACTCCCTGACACTGTAGCACCATCAGAGTTAGATGATATGACTTTATGGCAAATTGTTATAAACATCCTTTCTGACCCACCAAAACGAAAGAAGCGCAAAGACATCAACACTATTGATGATGCTGTGAAACTTTTGCaagagagcaagaaaataattgttttaactGGAGCAGGGGTAAGTGTTGTTTATTAATATATTCCCCTCAGTTGGTATTAGGTGCCCATGTTTTATAACCAAGTGGTGTGTGGGTAAGCTATTCTTGGCCATTACTTAAGTCTTCCAATGTCAGGTTTCTTaatacttttgtattttctttttgactTGTGTACAGTTATAACACAGGTTTAAGGCCATAAGAAAGCCCCAGTTATGTCATATTGAGGCCATTTATGTGTGTGGCCAGCTACAGATGGTTTTCATCCCCATCAATATTCCTTTGTAACTCCTTACAGCAACTCCTTATATGCCCACATAACATGTTTGAGGCTTTTGCAGTGATGAGCAAAACCCCATAAATTCTGGAAACATCttaagagaaataaaatgtaatggctACAGCACATCATTTAGCCATATATACCACCAACTCAGCTGCTTATTTGCCCCAGTATGGGGCCTTCCCAACAGCCTGCCCATTTGATATCTATAGGGCATGCTATAAAATCCATTGGGTGAGGACAATATCATCCATGCAGTCCTCCCCCAACAGGTCTGCCTAGGACCCTAAACCAGTCTTTGGCATTGGGACCAAACAGAATGAAAATGATATGACCTgttgtgttagtgtgtgtgtgtgtgtttgtgtagtaTTGTATAAGTATACTAAAACATTCTCCCTCTCTCCTTAGACTTTTTCTGATGCTGTATTGAATATGAAGAGTAGTTATGACATATATCTGTATTATGAATTGTAGGTTTCAGTGTCTTGTGGAATACCAGATTTTAGATCAAGAGATGGCATTTATGCACGTCTTGCAGTGGATTTTCCAGACCTTCCAAATCCTCAAGCCATGTTTGATATTGAATACTTCAGGAAAGATCCAAGGCCGTTTTTTAAATTTGCTAAAGTAAGTTTTAGTTTACTTTTTCACTTGAATGTCCTGTTACTATAAAAATAGTATATCTATGACAGATGTTCCTAAACTATGGGTCATGTTTTCTAGGGGGCCCAAAGCAGCCCATACAGAAACATTTACGCACAAACCTATATATTggcaatttatttaaaatcttaATATTTTCTATGTAGATTTTATCTTTGTGGAGTCATAtttagggaacaataatgcaatAGCTGGGATTTTGAATTTGTCTTACCAGAGGCCAAATAGAGTTAATAATGGGGTATTCCCTGAATTATAATGCTTGAATTTCATCAGTTTTATCCATGTACTTTATCATACTGAATATATGACAAGTTGGCAGGCTATTTTATTAAATGGAGACAGAGGTGAGCAGTCTTGTAAATGGCTTAATTTCTGAAGCTGCACCTGATGCATGATGCATTCAAATTCATATAATGGTCAAATGCATCAGTTGTAGACCCAGTATTTTTCACCCAATTCACGAATGGGTTTTTCTCAATGCAGTTTAATTGTACTTACTTAACCAGTGGGATTTTAGGATAATGGCTAGAGACATTTATCCAAGCAAGGAATTCTGTAGGCAAgaataaatattgtttaattattttttttaataggagaTCTTTCCTGGCCAGTTCCAGCCATCGTTGTGTCACAGATTCATAGCTATGTTGGATAAAGAGGGAAAGCTTCTTAGAAACTATACTCAGAATATAGACACACTTGAACAAGTTGCAGGAATTGAAAAGATTATCCAGTGTCATGGTTTGTATTTTACATATTATTAGCTTTATAGTAGAAGATACTGGGAATTATTGATGTATGTCTGAGGGTAAAAAAGAGAACATTGTAATGCTAGtgaaataaacagaaatacagATATTATTTTTAGTACTCTCTGTGCATATATAGGCCCATTCTTAATATACAGGAGTCctataaatgcattaaagcctaatgaagaatgttataaaaggcacaaagtatgTAGTAATCTGTAGCAACAAATAAGAAGTTTGGTTTTAAACCTTTCAGCTTTTTGAAGAAATAGGATCATGTTTGGAACAAAAATAGTTCTTAAAAAATAGAGGAAATGTATAAACCTTATTAAACTTAACCTTAATGTATACATATTTGTTTATCATTGTATAGGATCATTTGCTGAAGCATCTTGTCTTGTATGTAAATACAAGGTTGACTGTGAAGCTGTTAGGGAGGACATATTTAATCAGGTAACCACTGACTTACTACATTCATcagaaatgcattgtttttttttttaagtgctaTAAAACCTTTATTAAGATTAAAACTATATAGTATGGAATTTGCTTTATTTGAATGGGTTAATGGCTTTTGGCTTCTGATTTTAACAAAATCCCATCCATCTAGCACTGTCCATGTATGAAACAAAAAGGCTGCATGCATGGGAAGGAAAGGATTAAAATATAATCCCCCTTGTCTTCTTGacttgagctcattcagttgggctcaTGTATAAAAGGTGCATAAACCCTATctaaactttcaaaaataaatacatttttcggtcacacctgattccacagattcaAAGGAAATCAAGAAAGTCTGTATCTGTGCTCGCTGGGACCAGTTCCCCAACCCTTTAGGCTCATGGTGttatgcaacccctccctcacttTGTTCCATTGTTAAGTGTTGGATTCTGGAATTTGAGATCCCTATGTGTTTTATAGTGAATGGTGCACAGTTTTTTGGAACGGTGAGGAAGGGTTTGCCAATACACTGTGAGCATAAGAGGGTTGAAACACTGGTTCTGGAGAAAACAGAGACAAACTATCATGGTGTCCTTTATgtggaataaaaaatatatttatatttaacagttTAGACTGTGATTATGCACCTTTATTTGTATAAGCCAAACTGAATGAGTTTATCAAGAACTTATGCTTGGCATCAATTGGTGAAGCAACTAACTTATACTGACACCTCTAAGAATTTTAATACCATGGTGTGTTTATCCTATggagtagaaaaaaaacacatttagtaaCTATATGAATTGGTGGCAAGTACCAGTCCTTTCAACAGTACACTTGTTTCCGATTCTATGTCAGTCTACTAGTTGCTATAAAGTCTTAAAGGATTTGTCCACCTTTgcattcacttttagtatggtgtagagagtgatagtctgaaacaatttgcaattggttttcattttttattatttgtgttttttgagttatttagctttttattcagcagctctgcagtttgcagtttcagcagtctggttgttagggtccaaattaccctagcaaccgtgcattgatttgaaaaggagactggaatatgaataggagaggcctgaatagaaagacgattaaTTATAAAGTAGTAgttactataaatgtgtagccttacagagtatttgtttttagagggggtcagtgactcccattcgaaagctagaaagagtcgggaggaaaaggcaaatcattcaaaaactatacaaaataaatagtcaagaccaattgaaaagttgcttagaattggccattctataacatactaaaagttaacttaaaggtgaaccacccatttaaacaaAAAGCTGCTTTCTAGAAAGAATATAGGTGTTACACCTGTTGGAGGAGAAAAAAGCGCTTTCTAGAAGGAATATAGGTGTTAGACCTGTTGGATGAGAAAAAAGTGCTTTCTAGAAGGAATATAAGTGTTAGACCTGTTGGAGGATATATTTACGTAATTACCTTTAACTTCTCTATCCTAGGTTTATACTTTACTATGAGCTAGTCAATTAAGTCTTCTAGTTTCCTCTTATTTTGTGTTAAATAAGAGATCTGGATCTCATATTTGTTTTGCAGAGATCAGTAGCTGTTTGCTCTGTCTCagccaacattttatttttgtctttcatTTTCCTAGTTAAACCTGCCACATTACTTTCTTGCCAACAATACTTTTTCTTCATACAGATAGTTCCAAGGTGCCCACAGTGTTCACCTGATGAGCCCCTTGCCATCATGAAACCGGACATTGTATTTTTCGGGGAAAACTTGCCAGAACAGTTTCACAGAGCCATGAAATATGACAAAAACGAGGTTGATCTTCTTATCGTTATTGGATCTTCCCTGAAAGTCAGACCAGTAGCATTAATACCAAGTAGGTATTTATTCTATTGAATACTATGACTGTGAAATATGCTAATAATCTGCAAGAAAAAGTTCTACAAAATCAGTTGCCTGCCATTAAAGACTATGCCACATGGGAACAGTCTGATTGTAGTATGAGTGGTTGCCGACATTCATTTTTTAGCCTTTTGTATTTAATCAGCCCTTGAAAGGCATAGCCCTTAAAATGTGAGCGTAGAATTCCTGTTCAAATCCCCATAAATGGAGATGTATAGCCATTTCTAAAAGAAAGGGATACTGTATCTGGCTAATAGTACACTTTTATTAAGCTCGGGATGCCGTGCAACACAATTTGATTGTGAGAATGCCATTTGattcttctgtctattttatttCAGGTTCTATCCCACATGAAGTGCCTCAGATACTAATTAATAGGGAACCATTGCCTCATCTACACTTCGATATAGAACTGCTTGGAGATTGTGATGTAATTATAAATGAGTTATGTCAAAGACTGGATGGGAAATACTCTCAGCTTTGTACTAATTTCTTAAAACTTTCACAAATCACGGAAATGCCTCCTCGAATACACAAAGGTTTCCTTACTTCCCCAGAGACCATCCCATCTACAGACTTAAACACAGGGCAAAGTGTGGAACTAAAAAGGGAGCTGCATGAAACTGACTTACGAAGTGCTTCGAATACAGCATGCTCATTGGAGAAACCTAAGGAAGCTTCTAAGCTTCCACACAGTTGTACTGATGAAAATCTAGAAGTGTTTAAGGAAGTTAACACACAAAGTCTCAAAGGTGCATCCCAGACTGAAACACAGCCCAGCAATGAGAAAGATCAAGAAACAACTGATAAAGATACTGACATTGATTCAACCAaggatttggaaaataaatatacaaaagaacagatcagtaaGCGCCTAGATAGTAAGTATATTGCTTTTGTGCAGTGCCATATTAGCTGAGGTTGaagaaagtccatcaagtacaacATTTTTGTCCAAGTGAAacctgctcaaaaaaaaaaaaaacccacataacCTTGTCCCCAAAATTTCTTTCTGGCTCCAAAACAGCAAGAGGACCAGTCGCTGGATTAAATCTGTAATCCATTCATTTCCATAACCTTGTAATTCCTCACTTGCCAAAAGGCATCTAGAAATgtttcaggaagagaattccacaacttaacaaaaaaaaagtaaaaaaaaaaaaaaacacctttccgATCCCAAAGTGGCATTGCCAATAAAGGCACTGTTTGGGGAGTGCTGTTTGTTTTTCAGCtcaacatgagcaaaataaataggacttgagttaaaatgtattctgcctattcttttaactaaaaaataaagtttccaaataaatgttttgtttcagCCCCCCAGACAAAAAAAGGCATTCTCTTCCCTCAGAAaaggctttgagataaggagcCATACATTGTACAGGGGCTTATTTGTgggttattaattaattattaatcaacCTATTCCACATCAAACAGTGGCTCGGCAGAAGCAGGAAGTTAGTTTCTTGCAAGAAATAACAAGAACCATATATAGTTGTTACTTTacaaaaaacaggcaaaaaggtAAAACCACACCTACATtttaggaaggccatctcacataaacttcattttaatcaattaattcaaatttttaatttttttatcaaataattctaattttaaaaatgatttcctttttctctgtaataataaaacagtagcttgtacttgatcccaactaagatataattaatccttattggaagcaaaactattcTGTTGGGTTAATcaaggtttaaattattttctagtagactcaaggtatgatgatccaaattatggaaagatccattatctggaaaaccccaggtcctaaacattcggAACAaaaggtcctgtacctgtacaagATATTTCCAAAGTTGTCAGTCATTTTAACTTTAGTAAGACTGACTTGGTTCACATGCCCTTCAGAAGACTTCTAGTTTTAGGTCTGGGCAAGAGTACATTATTTGGCATTTAAGAGACATTTAGAAACATTTGAAAATGTCCTGCAATGTTCCCCTATTCTGCAGTTTGTGTTCCCCTAGAGACACTTTCAGATTTCCAGCCTCTGTCTATGGCTAGCACAGTACATCATTAAGATAAGCCTCTGCAGGGCTATAATACTCCATGAtcacaattggttttatttagggggttatttactaaactccacatgcaaaaatcatgaaaaatttgtaattttttttttttttttttataatatcagacttttaaaaaatcatgaatttttctaaatgtattaaaccccaaggattgAAAAGTCagtatctgaaaatctggcatctcagacctgtcgaggttgtatata encodes:
- the sirt1.L gene encoding sirtuin 1 L homeolog (The RefSeq protein has 1 substitution, 1 non-frameshifting indel compared to this genomic sequence), with product MADSDRVGFPIAGTVLAVSKENGEPLSKRQRLEDTGGGGGQLVGAESEGKAALPPVATSLQEEGEASSAMESKSRAHNGSGFQGLPLEKRQLGTYLVQGQEEGGAEELPNGDLSDQAIDYGGSIHLDDDLAGGFHSCDSDDDGASHASSSDWAPRPCIGPYTFVQRHLMMGTDPRTILKDLLPDTVAPSELDDMTLWQIVINILSDPPKRKKRKDINTIDDAVKLLQESKKIIVLTGAGVSVSCGIPDFRSRDGIYARLAVDFPDLPNPQAMFDIEYFRKDPRPFFKFAKEIFPGQFQPSLCHRFIAMLDKEGKLLRNYTQNIDTLEQVAGIEKIIQCHGSFAEASCLVCKYKVDCEAVREDIFNQIVPRCPQCSPDEPLAIMKPDIVFFGENLPEQFHRAMKYDKNEVDLLIVIGSSLKVRPVALIPSSIPHEVPQILINREPLPHLHFDIELLGDCDVIINELCQRLDGKYSQLCTNFLKLSQITEMPPRIHKGFLTSPETIPSTDLNTGQSVELKRELHETDLLSASNTACSLEKPKEASKLPHSCTDENLEVFKEVNTQSLKGASQTETQPSNEKDQETTDKDTDIDSTKDLENKYTKEQISKRLDSTQFLFLAPNRYIFHGAEVFSDSEEELTSSSCGTNSDSESLLSPSLHEPIEEESETEECFHAKYENETDTDNRADLEKEPERVVLYESDDLLGNGTTMNL